A genomic segment from Pediococcus acidilactici encodes:
- the codA gene encoding cytosine deaminase, with protein sequence MLIKGVYIENAKEPKDVRIEGGVFQEIASNLPPRESEEVIEAQGKLLLPPFVDSHVHLDATLTAGDPEWNESGTLFDGIRIWAERKKSLTKKDVKTRALQTLKRQAQHGIQYVRSHVDTTDPNFTALEALLEVKDEVKDFMELQLVAFPQEGIWSFPNGKQLLKQAVTMGVDVIGGIPHFEFNRDYGVASLKYIVELAEKYDKLVDVHCDEIDDPNSRHLEVLATLAYESGLKNQVTASHTTAMGSYNDAYVYKLMRLLEMSEINMVSNPLINIHLGGRFDTYPKRRGLTRVKELLEHHVNVSFGEDDVKDPWYPMGDGNMLDSVHMGIHAAQLMGYSQIMDSYNLTTNNGAKTLNVEDHYGIAVGKPANCLIFNADNFYDELNERKELLYSIHQGKVIVQTQPAQIKTNF encoded by the coding sequence AATTTACCCCCTCGTGAAAGTGAGGAAGTGATTGAGGCACAAGGCAAACTATTGTTGCCACCTTTCGTTGATTCGCACGTTCATTTAGACGCAACGCTGACGGCGGGCGATCCCGAATGGAATGAATCGGGTACCTTGTTTGATGGAATTCGAATTTGGGCGGAACGTAAAAAGAGCCTTACGAAAAAAGACGTTAAAACTCGGGCTTTGCAAACGTTAAAGCGTCAGGCCCAGCATGGAATTCAATACGTGCGGAGCCACGTGGACACTACCGATCCTAATTTTACGGCGTTAGAAGCCCTATTAGAAGTTAAGGACGAAGTAAAAGACTTCATGGAATTGCAGTTAGTTGCCTTTCCACAAGAAGGAATTTGGTCGTTTCCTAATGGTAAGCAGTTGTTGAAACAAGCGGTTACGATGGGAGTTGACGTAATTGGTGGCATTCCGCATTTTGAATTTAACCGGGATTACGGAGTCGCTTCCCTGAAGTACATTGTTGAATTGGCAGAAAAGTATGATAAATTAGTGGACGTTCACTGTGATGAAATTGACGATCCGAATTCGCGACACTTGGAAGTGTTGGCGACCTTGGCTTACGAAAGCGGCCTGAAAAATCAGGTCACGGCTAGCCACACTACTGCAATGGGGTCGTACAACGACGCCTACGTCTACAAGTTGATGCGACTCTTGGAAATGTCGGAAATTAACATGGTTTCCAACCCGTTAATCAACATTCACCTGGGTGGACGTTTCGATACGTATCCAAAGCGGCGCGGGTTAACCCGGGTGAAGGAACTGCTAGAACATCACGTCAACGTCTCGTTTGGTGAAGACGATGTGAAGGATCCGTGGTACCCAATGGGTGATGGCAACATGTTGGATTCGGTTCACATGGGCATTCACGCGGCACAGCTGATGGGGTATTCACAAATTATGGATTCTTACAATCTGACTACTAATAACGGAGCCAAGACGCTTAACGTTGAGGATCACTACGGGATCGCGGTTGGCAAACCAGCTAACTGTTTGATTTTTAACGCGGATAATTTTTATGACGAATTAAACGAACGCAAAGAATTGCTGTACTCCATTCATCAAGGAAAAGTGATTGTCCAAACTCAACCAGCACAAATTAAAACTAATTTCTAA
- a CDS encoding ABC transporter permease/substrate-binding protein, translating into MKELVQTFAEQKNDLWQALLQHLGISLVALVLAIVIAMPLAIWATRHRKIAEVLLQITGVLQTIPSLALLGLLIPLVGIGSVPAIIALVVYALLPIFQNTYVGITEIDPSLEEAADAFGMRPLQKLFRVELPTAMPVIISGIRTGLVLIIGTATLAALIGAGGLGNFILLGINRNDPALILVGAISSALLAIGLSALLNVLQRWSVKKITISLAILVVAVTGATAAKILTPPTETITIAGKLGSEPDILINMYKDLIEEEAPHTKVTLKQNFGETSFLFNALKADKIDIYPEFSGTVLETLVKDAPSQRLSAAQTYATGRKLLAQQYQMDYLKPMRYQNTYALVVKKDFAKQHHLENISDLSRIENQLHGGMTLEFINRKDGWKGIQKAYGLEFPVKSMQASLRYSAIKNGQINVADAYSTDSQIRQLGLQVLKDDQHVFPPYQGAPLMKKSFAKKHPQVVRALNRLAGKITEAEMQEMNYQVNVQKRSAQQVAHDYLVSKGLLKGAERK; encoded by the coding sequence ATGAAAGAGTTAGTTCAGACCTTCGCCGAGCAGAAAAACGACCTGTGGCAAGCTTTACTCCAGCATTTGGGGATTTCACTGGTTGCGTTGGTATTGGCGATTGTAATTGCAATGCCTTTGGCAATTTGGGCGACGCGACACCGCAAAATTGCGGAAGTTTTATTACAGATAACGGGAGTTTTGCAAACGATTCCGTCTTTAGCCTTATTGGGATTGCTAATTCCATTAGTGGGGATTGGCAGCGTGCCAGCTATCATTGCCTTGGTAGTGTACGCCCTGTTACCTATATTTCAAAATACATACGTTGGGATCACCGAGATTGACCCATCGTTAGAAGAGGCGGCGGATGCTTTTGGAATGCGGCCGTTACAAAAGCTATTTCGTGTGGAATTACCCACCGCAATGCCGGTAATTATTTCGGGAATTCGGACAGGATTGGTTTTGATTATCGGAACGGCGACGTTGGCCGCGTTGATTGGCGCTGGAGGACTCGGGAACTTTATCCTCCTAGGAATTAACCGTAACGACCCTGCATTAATTTTGGTGGGAGCCATTAGTTCCGCTCTATTAGCAATTGGGTTGAGCGCGTTATTAAACGTTTTACAACGGTGGTCGGTGAAAAAAATCACCATTAGTTTAGCAATTCTGGTAGTAGCGGTTACCGGCGCCACAGCCGCAAAAATATTAACTCCGCCGACCGAAACGATTACGATTGCGGGGAAATTAGGTTCGGAGCCGGACATCTTAATCAATATGTACAAGGATTTAATTGAAGAGGAAGCTCCCCATACTAAAGTGACCTTAAAGCAAAATTTTGGGGAAACGAGTTTCTTATTTAACGCGCTGAAGGCCGACAAAATTGATATTTATCCAGAATTTAGCGGTACCGTATTAGAAACTTTGGTGAAGGATGCCCCTTCTCAGCGCCTAAGTGCGGCACAAACTTACGCGACTGGTCGTAAATTGTTAGCTCAACAATATCAAATGGATTATTTGAAACCGATGCGTTACCAAAACACCTACGCTCTAGTGGTGAAAAAAGATTTCGCAAAACAACATCATCTAGAAAATATTTCGGATTTAAGCCGGATTGAAAACCAGCTACACGGGGGGATGACGCTCGAGTTCATTAACCGCAAGGACGGGTGGAAAGGAATTCAAAAAGCGTACGGCTTAGAGTTTCCGGTCAAGTCAATGCAGGCTTCGTTGCGCTATTCGGCAATTAAAAATGGGCAAATTAACGTTGCCGACGCCTACTCCACGGACAGTCAGATTCGGCAGCTCGGGCTGCAAGTTCTCAAGGATGACCAACACGTTTTTCCACCGTACCAAGGCGCGCCGTTAATGAAGAAGAGCTTTGCTAAAAAACATCCGCAAGTGGTCCGCGCGTTAAATCGCTTAGCAGGCAAAATTACGGAAGCAGAAATGCAAGAGATGAATTATCAAGTGAACGTCCAAAAACGTTCCGCCCAACAGGTGGCCCACGACTATTTGGTCAGCAAGGGTTTGTTGAAAGGAGCCGAACGTAAATGA
- a CDS encoding ABC transporter ATP-binding protein: protein MSKTMIEFRHVKKIFGGRTVIDDLNFTVKEGEIFVLVGTSGSGKTTTLKMINQLFVQTAGDILFNGQRIKDYDLRNLRLEIGYVLQQIALFPTMTVEQNISLIPEMKRVDKEEVKRRVTQLLEGVDLDPERYRKRYPRELSGGEQQRIGILRALAAQPPVVLFDEPFSALDPLVRAQLQDLVLKLHQKFKNTIVFVTHDMDEALKLGDRIGVMKDGQLLQVATPKEIAQHPANEFVENFFSATVGKNLYQTEVEKVVRTGFGVPAPSATEKLPVIPRTASLDEVFQQLAEHPNLQVVDEHGQTTGWVDRPSLFKYLSETVH, encoded by the coding sequence ATGAGTAAGACAATGATTGAATTTCGGCACGTGAAAAAGATTTTTGGTGGTCGAACAGTAATTGATGACCTAAATTTTACGGTTAAGGAGGGCGAAATTTTCGTCCTGGTCGGAACTTCTGGTAGCGGGAAAACGACCACTTTAAAAATGATCAACCAGTTGTTTGTGCAAACCGCCGGTGACATTTTGTTTAACGGGCAGAGAATAAAGGATTATGATTTGCGTAATTTACGTTTGGAGATTGGGTACGTGCTCCAACAAATTGCCCTATTTCCGACGATGACCGTAGAACAAAACATCAGTTTGATTCCAGAAATGAAGCGGGTCGATAAAGAAGAGGTTAAACGACGGGTTACCCAACTCTTAGAAGGTGTTGATTTAGACCCGGAACGCTACCGCAAACGGTACCCGCGGGAGCTTTCGGGAGGCGAGCAACAACGAATCGGAATTCTTCGTGCACTGGCTGCGCAACCACCGGTGGTATTGTTTGACGAGCCTTTCAGCGCGTTAGACCCTTTGGTGCGGGCGCAGTTACAAGACTTAGTTTTAAAGTTGCACCAAAAATTTAAGAACACGATTGTTTTTGTTACCCACGATATGGACGAAGCCCTGAAATTAGGGGATCGCATTGGCGTGATGAAGGACGGACAGTTGTTACAAGTAGCCACCCCGAAAGAAATTGCCCAACATCCCGCCAACGAATTCGTGGAAAATTTCTTTTCAGCCACCGTGGGCAAGAACCTATACCAAACCGAAGTGGAAAAGGTGGTGCGCACAGGTTTTGGGGTGCCGGCGCCGTCTGCGACAGAAAAATTACCTGTCATCCCAAGGACGGCCAGTTTAGACGAGGTGTTCCAGCAGTTAGCTGAGCACCCAAATTTACAGGTGGTGGATGAACACGGGCAGACTACTGGCTGGGTGGACCGGCCGTCCTTGTTTAAGTATTTGAGTGAGACAGTCCATTAA
- a CDS encoding NAD(P)/FAD-dependent oxidoreductase produces the protein MEKFDVVIIGAGPAGLGLAYDLKQAGQTVAVVEENRWGGTCPNRGCDPKKVLMAAVEAKLRSRHLVGKGLENEPEIDWPSLMRFKETFTDPVSSSSRKGLVDAGITVLDGHAEFVDQHTLKVGEQRVESRQFVIATGQRPGRLSKIENEALMQTSTDFLAMPELPKRIALVGGGYIAFELAAIANAAGAEVHVIHHNDRPLKQFPAESVKQFMGQLTKQGVQFHLNIDVTAIEKNTEGMTLRDDHQFNLPVDRVFVTAGRVPNLDTLNLDQIGVETAKNGIMVDDHLKTTVSNIYAMGDVVAKAQPKLTPVAGFEAQYLAQLLTDQSSAAITYPAIPTVVYGVPQLAKAGMGITTAQKDSQRYEIKDLDLTNWFTYRRIQDPDARATVVVDRQSQQVVGVVTMSSEAEHVINDLTWLINHGGSLSELQRQIFAYPTEASDLEYLR, from the coding sequence ATGGAAAAATTTGACGTAGTTATTATTGGTGCAGGGCCTGCGGGCTTAGGGCTAGCGTATGATTTAAAACAAGCTGGCCAAACCGTGGCGGTAGTGGAAGAAAATCGCTGGGGCGGGACTTGCCCCAACCGCGGGTGTGATCCTAAAAAAGTTTTAATGGCGGCGGTGGAAGCCAAGTTACGTAGCCGCCACCTCGTTGGGAAGGGCTTAGAAAACGAACCGGAAATCGACTGGCCCTCCTTAATGCGTTTCAAAGAAACGTTCACGGACCCAGTTTCTTCAAGCAGTCGCAAGGGATTAGTCGACGCCGGGATCACGGTTTTAGACGGGCACGCTGAATTTGTGGACCAACACACGCTAAAAGTAGGCGAACAGCGGGTGGAAAGCAGGCAATTCGTAATCGCCACTGGTCAACGTCCGGGACGCCTAAGCAAAATTGAAAATGAAGCATTGATGCAAACTAGTACAGACTTTTTAGCAATGCCGGAACTGCCTAAGCGAATTGCCTTAGTAGGGGGCGGTTACATTGCCTTTGAATTGGCAGCCATCGCGAACGCTGCCGGTGCGGAAGTGCACGTGATTCATCATAACGATCGGCCCCTAAAGCAGTTCCCAGCAGAAAGCGTTAAGCAATTTATGGGACAACTGACTAAACAAGGGGTCCAATTCCATTTAAATATTGACGTTACCGCGATCGAAAAAAACACGGAGGGGATGACCTTGCGTGATGATCATCAATTTAATTTGCCGGTGGACCGGGTGTTCGTTACTGCCGGCCGAGTGCCTAACTTGGATACGCTCAACCTTGACCAAATTGGGGTGGAGACCGCGAAAAATGGTATCATGGTAGATGACCATTTGAAAACTACGGTAAGCAACATCTATGCAATGGGCGACGTGGTGGCTAAAGCGCAACCGAAATTAACTCCAGTAGCGGGCTTTGAAGCACAATATTTGGCGCAGCTGTTGACCGACCAAAGTTCGGCAGCCATTACGTATCCGGCAATTCCAACCGTCGTGTATGGGGTTCCGCAATTAGCGAAGGCTGGAATGGGAATCACGACTGCACAAAAAGATTCGCAACGCTACGAAATTAAGGATTTGGATCTAACTAATTGGTTTACCTACCGGCGGATTCAAGACCCAGATGCACGGGCAACGGTGGTGGTTGACCGCCAGTCCCAACAAGTAGTGGGCGTGGTCACCATGAGTAGTGAAGCCGAACACGTGATAAACGACCTTACATGGCTGATTAACCATGGTGGTAGCCTTAGCGAATTACAACGGCAAATTTTTGCGTACCCCACCGAAGCTAGTGACTTAGAGTACTTGCGGTAG
- a CDS encoding cation:proton antiporter has product MEFVGVLVLILGLTLLAGHFAQRIGIPAVVGQLLVGIVLGPGVLGVIHSNEITAVFSEIGVIILMFLAGLESDLKMLKRYIKPALVVAVMGVILPIALVGGASLIFGVSPMEALFIGVIFSATSVSISVEVLKEYQTLNTKEGATILGAAVADDILGVLLLGVMIALTSSSGGSRTSLGGALFYQVLFFIAVYVIGKWLVPMLMRAADHLYITAARPVMSIIICLGLAWLADVAGLSGAIGAFFAGVAVSLTDENDELNESIEPIGYAVFIPVFFVSVGLSMSFAGLQSVIGLIITLTVLATLTKLLGCGAGAYLSGFDVTSSGVIGAGMISRGEMALITLQIGYGEHLMSETYYSAIVLVIVLVTLIAPFILKDAIKYNKRAMAR; this is encoded by the coding sequence ATGGAGTTCGTGGGCGTCCTCGTTTTGATCTTGGGATTAACGCTGTTAGCGGGCCACTTTGCACAACGGATCGGCATTCCTGCCGTAGTTGGCCAATTACTGGTGGGAATTGTTTTAGGACCGGGAGTTTTAGGGGTAATTCACAGTAACGAAATCACCGCGGTGTTTTCCGAAATCGGAGTCATTATTCTGATGTTTTTAGCCGGGTTAGAAAGCGACTTGAAGATGTTAAAGCGTTATATTAAACCGGCGCTAGTCGTTGCCGTCATGGGGGTAATTTTGCCAATTGCTCTGGTAGGCGGCGCGAGTTTGATCTTCGGGGTTAGCCCAATGGAAGCCCTCTTCATTGGGGTGATTTTTTCGGCTACTTCGGTAAGCATTTCGGTAGAGGTGTTGAAAGAATACCAGACCCTAAATACCAAAGAGGGCGCGACAATTTTGGGCGCGGCAGTGGCTGATGACATCCTTGGCGTATTGTTATTAGGGGTAATGATTGCCTTAACTAGTTCGAGCGGCGGCTCACGGACTAGTTTAGGCGGCGCGCTTTTTTACCAAGTGCTATTTTTCATTGCCGTGTACGTGATTGGAAAATGGCTGGTGCCGATGCTAATGCGAGCAGCGGACCATCTTTACATTACCGCTGCCCGACCAGTAATGTCGATCATTATTTGTCTGGGACTGGCTTGGTTAGCAGACGTAGCTGGTTTGAGTGGCGCCATCGGGGCGTTCTTTGCCGGCGTTGCCGTTTCGTTGACTGACGAAAACGACGAGTTAAATGAAAGCATTGAGCCAATTGGCTACGCCGTTTTTATTCCAGTATTCTTCGTTAGCGTAGGGCTTTCGATGTCGTTTGCGGGCTTGCAGTCGGTAATCGGGTTGATTATCACTTTGACGGTGTTAGCGACCTTGACCAAGTTGCTAGGTTGCGGCGCCGGCGCGTACCTGTCCGGCTTTGACGTAACCAGTAGCGGAGTGATTGGTGCCGGGATGATTTCCCGGGGCGAAATGGCGCTGATTACCTTGCAAATTGGGTATGGAGAACACTTAATGAGTGAAACATACTATTCCGCAATTGTGTTGGTAATCGTGCTGGTAACGTTGATTGCACCGTTCATTTTAAAAGATGCGATCAAGTATAATAAGCGCGCGATGGCACGATAA
- a CDS encoding AAA family ATPase, whose protein sequence is MDEQQQEQQRADFVVDQIGAQKKRTEDLYEKAHHETSKVEKNYSQNAKVNLIEADDRIETEAEIQQQKGLVARAVENEAILKRQINSLTELQDSPYFGRIDIQDPDETAPESLYIGVASFADQDGDFLIYDWRAPISSIYYNGTLGKVKYETPAGPMETELTKKRQFTISHGEITHMFDTNETVGDELLQQALGEQNDEYMRNIVATIQKEQNDIIRDVQSDLLVVQGVAGSGKTSAILQRIAFLLYHSRASLDADEIVLFSPNKLYSRYISDVLPSLGERNMRQLTLAEFLNRRLEGLNVQSLFDRFENQVSQTAEEQQIVSFKESQRYIELIQQYEDQLTPENIKFTDINYQGAPFFKKEQIREIFASFPASMSNRERILRTKNQLVKLLKVRIDQEVSADWVQTQLDQISDEKYHEIVGRRHFNSFDEENYFIGRHLVAKAFEIIDDAIFNNYFIDIYAQYADFLRQLPSSKIDGAAAATTFNNDIELHHVRLEDAAPLMMLRDLITGSGTNRKFQYVFIDEMQDYSVAQLMYLKHAFPKAKFTLLGDSEQALFKDVTEPSALLEKLKDAFAVHRANLITLNRSYRSTAEITKFAAALLPDGDKIQPFSRHGKLPEITVTDTLSEAVTAVKQICQAELQDYGTVAILTKNMRESTQVAEWLHDLKPSLLTDGDRSLPKGIVVLPIYLAKGLEFDSVIAYDVSEQNYPEKLWRGTLYTIASRAMHHLNLVSIGKVSEIITQMKEEGFSIKRVWKSSGKL, encoded by the coding sequence GTGGACGAGCAACAGCAAGAACAACAACGCGCCGATTTCGTAGTTGACCAGATTGGCGCCCAGAAAAAGCGGACGGAAGACCTGTACGAAAAGGCCCATCACGAAACTAGCAAGGTAGAAAAGAACTATTCGCAAAACGCTAAGGTCAACTTGATTGAAGCCGACGATCGGATTGAAACGGAAGCGGAAATCCAGCAGCAAAAAGGTTTGGTTGCCCGGGCAGTGGAAAACGAAGCCATTTTAAAACGACAAATCAACTCCTTAACTGAATTACAAGACTCGCCTTACTTTGGACGCATTGATATTCAGGATCCTGATGAAACCGCGCCGGAATCACTATATATCGGCGTGGCCTCCTTTGCCGACCAAGACGGCGACTTTTTAATTTACGACTGGCGGGCGCCCATTTCCAGTATTTATTACAACGGGACCCTTGGAAAGGTCAAATACGAAACTCCGGCGGGTCCCATGGAAACCGAATTAACTAAGAAACGACAGTTTACCATCAGCCACGGCGAAATCACCCACATGTTCGATACTAACGAAACGGTCGGTGACGAACTATTACAGCAGGCGCTCGGTGAGCAAAATGACGAATACATGCGCAACATCGTGGCCACCATCCAAAAGGAACAAAACGACATCATTCGGGACGTCCAAAGTGACCTGCTCGTTGTTCAAGGGGTCGCCGGTAGCGGGAAGACTTCCGCGATCCTGCAACGCATTGCCTTTTTGCTTTACCATAGTCGGGCTTCCCTTGACGCAGACGAAATTGTTCTGTTCTCGCCTAACAAACTGTACAGTCGTTACATTTCTGACGTGTTGCCTAGTCTAGGGGAACGTAACATGCGCCAGCTTACCCTAGCTGAATTTCTTAACCGGCGTTTGGAAGGACTCAACGTCCAAAGCCTGTTTGACCGTTTTGAAAACCAAGTTAGCCAAACCGCGGAAGAACAACAAATTGTTTCTTTTAAGGAAAGCCAGCGGTACATCGAACTAATTCAACAGTATGAAGACCAACTCACCCCCGAAAACATTAAATTTACCGACATTAATTATCAAGGGGCGCCTTTCTTTAAAAAGGAGCAGATTCGCGAAATTTTTGCGAGCTTCCCTGCATCCATGAGTAACCGTGAACGGATTTTACGAACTAAAAACCAACTAGTTAAGTTATTAAAGGTCCGAATCGATCAAGAAGTTTCTGCGGACTGGGTGCAAACCCAGCTTGATCAAATTAGTGACGAAAAATACCACGAAATTGTGGGACGGCGCCATTTTAACTCCTTTGATGAAGAAAATTATTTCATCGGCCGTCACTTAGTTGCCAAGGCTTTTGAAATTATCGATGATGCCATTTTTAATAACTACTTTATTGATATCTACGCCCAGTACGCGGATTTCTTGAGGCAGCTCCCATCTTCCAAAATTGACGGCGCTGCGGCAGCCACCACCTTCAATAACGACATTGAATTGCACCACGTGCGTTTAGAAGATGCCGCTCCGTTAATGATGTTGCGGGATTTGATCACCGGAAGTGGCACCAATCGCAAATTTCAGTACGTCTTCATCGATGAAATGCAGGACTATTCGGTTGCCCAGTTAATGTACCTCAAGCACGCCTTTCCGAAGGCCAAGTTTACGTTGTTGGGTGATAGTGAACAAGCTTTGTTCAAGGACGTTACCGAGCCGTCCGCGTTACTTGAAAAATTGAAGGACGCGTTTGCCGTTCACCGGGCCAACCTCATCACCCTCAACCGCAGTTACCGATCCACCGCGGAAATCACTAAATTTGCGGCGGCCCTACTACCCGACGGTGATAAGATTCAACCCTTTAGCCGGCACGGTAAGTTACCCGAAATTACGGTTACGGATACCCTTTCCGAGGCCGTTACCGCGGTGAAACAAATTTGCCAAGCCGAATTGCAAGACTACGGGACCGTCGCCATCCTGACAAAAAACATGCGGGAAAGTACTCAGGTTGCAGAATGGTTGCATGACTTAAAACCTAGCCTGCTAACCGACGGTGACCGTTCGTTGCCTAAGGGAATCGTTGTATTACCCATTTACTTGGCGAAGGGGTTGGAATTTGATTCGGTAATTGCCTACGACGTTTCGGAACAGAATTATCCCGAAAAATTGTGGCGGGGCACCCTGTACACGATTGCTTCCAGGGCCATGCACCACCTCAATTTGGTAAGTATTGGTAAGGTTAGCGAAATCATCACCCAAATGAAGGAAGAAGGCTTTAGCATAAAAAGAGTGTGGAAATCTTCGGGGAAGCTCTGA
- the trpS gene encoding tryptophan--tRNA ligase, translating to MTAKKVILTGDRPTGKLHIGHYVGSLKNRVQLQNTGDYDTFIMIADMQALTDNARDPEKIRNSLIQVALDYLAVGIDPAKSTIFVQSQIPALSELTQHYMNLVSVSRLERNPTVKTEIKQKAFGQSIPAGFLTYPVSQAADITAFKADTVPVGDDQEPMLEQTREIVRSFNNIYGKNVLVEPEGYFPPKGMGRIPGLDGNAKMSKSLNNAIYLADDADTIQKKVMSMYTDPQHIRVEDPGHIEGNTVFTYLDIFDPDKEKVQELKDHYQAGGLGDVKIKRYLNEILQAELKPIRERRESYAADLAGVYQILEEGSQKANAIANQTLNEVREAIGLNYFKK from the coding sequence ATGACAGCCAAAAAAGTTATTTTGACCGGCGACCGGCCAACCGGAAAGTTACATATCGGCCACTATGTGGGTTCGCTAAAAAATCGGGTCCAACTTCAAAACACGGGGGATTACGATACCTTCATCATGATCGCTGATATGCAGGCGCTCACGGATAACGCTCGGGATCCTGAAAAGATTCGCAATAGCCTTATCCAAGTGGCTCTCGATTATCTGGCGGTAGGGATCGATCCAGCGAAGTCGACCATTTTTGTTCAATCACAAATTCCAGCGCTTAGTGAGCTTACCCAACACTACATGAACTTGGTTAGCGTTTCGCGTTTGGAACGCAACCCGACCGTTAAAACTGAAATTAAACAAAAGGCGTTTGGCCAAAGTATTCCAGCTGGTTTCTTGACTTACCCAGTTAGTCAAGCGGCCGACATTACTGCGTTTAAGGCGGATACGGTGCCGGTTGGGGATGACCAAGAACCAATGTTGGAACAAACTCGCGAAATTGTACGGAGCTTTAACAATATCTATGGTAAAAACGTCCTTGTGGAACCAGAAGGCTACTTCCCACCAAAGGGAATGGGCCGTATCCCTGGTTTAGACGGAAATGCTAAGATGTCTAAGTCGTTGAACAACGCCATTTATTTGGCAGACGACGCGGACACGATTCAAAAGAAAGTAATGTCAATGTACACCGATCCACAACACATTCGTGTAGAGGATCCCGGACACATTGAAGGTAATACGGTCTTTACCTACCTCGACATTTTTGATCCGGATAAGGAAAAGGTTCAAGAATTGAAGGATCATTACCAAGCTGGTGGGTTAGGCGACGTTAAGATTAAGCGTTACTTAAACGAAATTCTTCAAGCGGAATTGAAACCAATCCGGGAACGCCGGGAAAGTTACGCGGCAGACCTTGCGGGAGTTTATCAAATTCTCGAAGAGGGAAGCCAAAAGGCAAATGCAATTGCGAACCAAACTTTGAACGAGGTGCGGGAAGCAATTGGGTTGAATTATTTTAAAAAATAG
- a CDS encoding exopolyphosphatase yields the protein MKNLVIVDLGSNSVRMAINSITDEGTFREIRRVKEDSRISEGMGRERLLRPQAINRTIEALHRFKAIYEEYPRIEVRGITTAAVRMARNQKDFLKRVQRETGIKLEVLSGDDEAYYDYLGVINSLEVKDCLILDTGGASCELIDVHNGKARNMISIPIGAVSLSERFHLNNVIRGDNLFSAEMFVNKQLRDVWWIMDAFNKPVVLLGGANRTLARINRCRQKIARVNNIHGYRLKTEAINRTFRSLITRNLENRKKIAGLETARADIIVGGVLPLVMLLQMIDSDRVIFSESGVREGIISEYINQHAKGANL from the coding sequence ATGAAAAATTTAGTAATTGTCGATTTAGGGTCGAATTCGGTACGGATGGCCATTAACTCGATTACGGATGAAGGCACGTTCCGGGAAATCAGGCGGGTTAAAGAAGACTCGCGAATTTCTGAAGGTATGGGACGCGAACGCTTGCTTCGACCACAAGCAATCAACCGGACGATTGAAGCACTTCACCGTTTTAAAGCAATTTATGAAGAGTACCCGAGAATTGAAGTTCGCGGGATTACCACGGCGGCGGTGCGGATGGCCCGTAACCAAAAAGACTTTTTAAAACGCGTTCAACGCGAAACGGGAATAAAATTAGAGGTTTTGTCGGGAGACGATGAAGCCTACTACGACTACCTTGGAGTGATTAACTCCTTAGAAGTTAAGGATTGTTTGATTTTGGATACCGGCGGAGCCAGTTGCGAGTTAATTGACGTGCATAATGGTAAGGCGCGAAACATGATCAGTATTCCGATCGGGGCAGTGTCGCTTTCGGAACGATTCCACCTGAACAACGTAATTCGGGGAGATAATTTATTTTCTGCCGAAATGTTTGTTAACAAGCAACTCCGTGACGTTTGGTGGATTATGGATGCCTTTAATAAACCAGTAGTTTTGTTAGGAGGCGCGAACCGAACGCTAGCCCGGATCAACCGTTGCCGGCAAAAAATTGCCCGCGTAAACAACATTCATGGCTATCGCTTAAAAACGGAAGCAATCAACCGCACCTTCCGTTCCTTAATCACCCGTAACCTGGAAAATCGTAAAAAAATTGCTGGCTTGGAAACCGCCCGGGCCGACATTATTGTGGGCGGGGTGTTACCCTTAGTAATGCTGTTGCAAATGATTGATTCAGACCGGGTGATCTTCTCGGAAAGTGGAGTTCGGGAAGGTATTATTTCAGAATATATTAACCAACACGCAAAGGGAGCTAATTTATGA